The genomic window CAAGTTGTCGCTGGCGGACGGTGTCTTCATGGAAGCCATCAAGGCTGCATCGAAGGAGCCTTCGTCGAAGTTTGTCGTGGTGATCGAGGAGATCAACCGTGGAAACCCGGCGCAGATCTTCGGCGAGTTGCTGACGCTGCTTGAGGCGGGCAAACGGACGCCCAACGAAGCGCTGGAACTCTGTTATCCGGATGCGGACGGCAAACGACGTCCCGTCCATATTCCCGAGAATCTCTATGTGGTCGGCACCATGAATATTGCCGACCGATCACTTGCACTGGTCGATCTGGCATTGCGTCGCCGCTTTGCTTTCGTTGGGCTGGAGCCAAGACTGGGCCAGGTTTGGCGGGATTGGGTGGTCAAGGAGTGTGCTGTCGATCCGGGCTTGGTCGCGGATATCGAGCGCCGTATCGCCGAGCTGAACGACCAGATCGCGGCGGACGCGCGCCTTGGCAAGCAATTCCGAATTGGTCACAGCTATGTGACCCCTGCACATCGACTGGAAGCCGGAGACACGAAGAAGTGGTTCCTGCAGGTCGTGGAAACGGAGATCGGCCCGTTGCTGGATGAATACTGGTTCGACGCGCCCGACGAAGCACAAAAGGCGATTGCACGGCTGACGCAGGGCTGGTGATGACCGCCGTCGCAGAACAGGTGGAAAGTGCATCCATGAGCGCTGAGGGTTTCATCGGACGCATTCCGGTGCGCAACCTCTGGCTGCTGATGCTCTACGCCTCTGACCTGTTCCGCACTCGCGGCATCGGCAAGATCGGCTTGGAAGACAGCCCGGACGATCTACCGGATCTAGTCGCGGAGATCCTTGCCCACGCGGTTGAGCTGCGACAGCGTCGCCGCTTGAGTCTTGGATATCGATCTCGTGACGCAGTCATCAATCGCGTGCGTGGCCGGATCGACGTCCTGACCACCGAACGCCATCAGTTGATGGATAGAGGCTTGGTGGCGTGCCGGTTCGACGAACTCACCATCGACACCCCACGCAATCGTTTCGTACGAGCAGCATTGGAGTCCATCTCCACGATCGTTCAGAGGAAGGACGTTGCCCATCGGTGCCGCGCACTTGCGGGTGGCATGAAGGCAATGGGTGTATCAGGGGACGCACCGACCCGCGCCCAAATGAGCACCGATCGTTTCGGCCGTAACGATGCGGACGACCGGTTCATGGTGGCAGCCGCAAAGCTGGCGTTCGACCTAGTGCTACCTACGGAGGCGTCGGGTGCGAATGTGCTCTCTCTGCCGGACAGAGAAGCGACGTGGGTACGCCGTTTGTTCGAGCGGGCGGTGGGCGGCTTCTACGAAGTCGTATTGAGTCCGCAGGGCTGGCGGGTGCTATGCGGCGGGACGATGGGCTGGCAGATCGAGCAGAAGACGGCGGGGATCGACAAGATCCTGCCGACGATGCGAACTGATGTCGTGCTCGACCACCCGTCATCCGGGCAGAGGATCGTCATCGATACCAAGTTCACCTCGATTGTGACGAGCGGTTGGTACCGTGAGGAAACCCTACGCAGCGGATACGTGTACCAGATCTACGCCTATCTGCGCTCCCAGGTTGGGTGCGGTGATGCGCTTGCGGATCACGCGAGTGGATTGTTGTTGCATCCCGCGATCGGCCAGATGGTCGACGAGACAGTGCTGATCCAGGGGCACGCCATTCGATTTGCCACTGTGGATTTGACGGCAACTCCTGCGGACATCCGAGCGCAACTGCTGCGACTCTGCGTGCCAGACCACGCGATGAATACGGGCGCGTGAAAGAACATGGACAGAATCGAAATCGACACTTGGGCAGACATCAGCGCGGAAAGTTGGAATTCCCTCCTTCTGGGCAACGGCGCCAGCATCGCCATCCACAAGGAGTTTGCCTATCCAACACTTCACAGCGTTGCTGACGCAAAAGGGTTGCTCGCAACCACCGCGCCAATATTCGCCAAGCTCGGCACGACCGACTTCGAACATGTTCTGCTCGCCTGCTGGTATGCCGAGCACGTCAACGTTGCCTTGGGGACTCCGTCTGCCGACATCTCTGCGGCATATGCGGAAGTGCGAACAGCGCTGATCGAAGCTGTGCACAGCGTGCATCCGATACATGCCGATGTCGCCGCCGAATTACAACGGGTCGGTACATTCGCGAGCGCGTTCCCGACTGTCGTCAGCCTGAACTACGACCTCACCTTGTACTGGGCCATGCTGCTGTTCAATGCAGCAAACGGTAGCTGGTTCAAGGATGCCTTCCATCACGGTGAATTTCAGACGGACTGGGAGTACCTCCGGAGGCCATATGGGCACGCCGCCGGAGCAACGCTGGTTTTCTACCCGCACGGCAGTCTTTCTGTGGCTCGCGACTACATTGGTGACGAGACAAAGATCGCGGCATCCACTGGCGCGACGGGCGATTTGCTCGAAGCGATAACCCGAAAGTGGTCGTCCGGGCACTACGTACCGGTGTTTGTTAGCGAAGGAACCAGCAAGGAGAAAGTCGCCGCGATTCGCCGGAGTCACTACCTGACGAACGTGTACGAGGAAGTCCTGCCAGCGATCGGCGAGAGTTTGGTCGTTTATGGCTGGAGCTTTGACGAACGGGACCAGCATGTGCTTGATGCAATCTCGGCGAATACGCCGAAGCGAATGGCTGTCTCGGTGTTCACGGGTCAACCAGACGGAGATCAGCAGGCGTTCTGCCATCAGGTGCTCAAGGCCACTGGCTGGTCCTTGCCTGGTACAGAGGTCACGTTCTTCGATTCGCGGAGCCCGGGTTGCTGGAACAATCCATGATGACGTGCTGAGCACTACTGCTCGCCGGCAACCTTCATCTCCCTGATCAACGTTTGCAGCGCCCTCAGTTGCTCGGCGTTCTCGTGGCAGATCTGGTAGTTAGCGGCAACGGTTCCAGCGACGGCAGAGAGCGCAATGCCTGCGGCGGCCGCATCAGCATCTCGGGCGGGCTCGGGCAGCTCACCGGCGGCGGCAGCGTCGTGCAGGCGCACAAAGCCACGGTTGATAGTGCAAGCAGCATCGGCTTGAACGGGCACATAGACAGGAACCTCCTTGATGATGGTGTCGCCCTTCTCGCGGACGACGCGGACGCGGTCGACGTATTCGGTGACGACCTTGACGGTGGCTTGTGCCTGACGCTCGCGGATGGCGGCGGTTTGCAGGGTTTGTTGCTGGGCGGCGGCGTCCCACTGCGCTTGCACGTGGCCCGCGCCCTTGATCCAGCCGAAGCCAATCAGCGCAACAGCCAGAGCAGCGATGGCCAGCCAGCGGTAAGGCCACGGAATCAGGTTCATGGCGTTTCCCCGAGGCATTGGCGGTACTCGGCCTGCCGCCGCGTGGCCAACCCGCCGCACAGCTGCGCATTGGTGGGCAGCGCGCAGTCCTTACCCTGGAAGAAGCGCCAGCGCAGCAGTTCGGCGCAGGCCCCGGCGTAGTCCTCGGCGTTGAGTTTCCTGACCAGCGTGGATTGGCAGAACGCGCGGCTGCCGACGTTGTAGGAGAAACTCACCAGCGCGTCGTACTCGTTCTGGGCCAGCGGCACGGTGACGCATTGCTTCAATGCACCCTCGAACTGCTGCACGTCGGTGAGTGCCCGGGCCAGCGCCTTCGGCGGCGTGGTGGTGTCGCCCAGCTTCACTCCGGTGGTGGTACCGAACCCGATGGTCGGCACATCGCCCTTGACCGGAATCACTGCGCGGTCGGTGTAGCCCTCGTGAAGCACGATGCCGACCAGCGCTGCAGCGGACAGCGTGAGCGCGGCCACTGTCCGGCGTTGCGGCGGCCGGATCATCGGTGCATCTCCGGCTGCGCGACCAAGCGGGCGATGGCCGCGCCGATGCTGGCACTGAAGGCCAACAGCACGAACACGCCACGCGGCAGCACGTCCCCGAGCAGTGGCACCACCACTTCCGCCGCCGTGAAGATGGCGGCGACGATAGACAGTCGGATGCTCCAGGCGCGGCGCGCGATTTTTCGCCAGTCGTCGAGCAGGCAGATCTTGCGGGTGGCCGTCATGGCGCACCTCCCATCAGCTTCAACTTGATAGCGGCCCCCACCAGAAGCGCGGCCAGGATGCCGGTGGTGATGACCTTGACGGTGGTCTGCCACGCCGTGCGACGCGCATCACGCCAGGCTTCCAGCAGGTCGCGCAGCTCGCGGATGTCTTTCGCGGCGTGGCCGTTTTCGAGGCCGAGATGGGACAGCACGCGCTCGGCACCGCGTTCAGCGGCGCGGTCCAGCAACTCGTCAAAGTCCTCGCGGCGCAGCAGGAGCATGTTCTCCACGAGTGCTGCGGGTTGTTGTTCGGGTTCAGTCATTGCGGTTCTCCAGAAATGCGAAACCCGCCTGATGCGTGAGCACCAAGGCGGGTTCGAGGTCAGCAGGAAGGTTGGACGTCAGATCTCGATGAGCTCCAGCGGCAGTGAGGGGGCAATGCCCTCGATCACTTCGTCGCGCACGAACACGGTCTGACCCACGGTTGCGTTGCCACGCGCGCGGATCAGGCCGCCACCGGGTAGAACCACCAAAGCGATACCGGAGCCGACCTCGAGCACGGTGCCTGCTTGCAGCGGTGCGTCAGGCAGCAACTGCCGAAACTGCTGGTAGAGGTTATGCATAGCTCTGCACTCCCAGGGTCTGCCAGACCTCTGGCAAGCCTGCGTCAATGCGAGTCGAGCGCACCAGCCCCAGCCGCGCCACGCCACCGTCCTGGTAGGCGATGAAAGCGCCCGGTTCGATGATTCCGGTTTCGGGTAGCACCGGCAGACGCAGCGTGACCTCGATCTGGCGACCTGTGTCCGACAGCACCGCAATGCCGCGCTGGCGTGCCGCCGCCGCTTGGGTGATCAGCGCATCGACCACCATCGGCGCGAGCACATCGCCCGCCGTGCCGGTGCGCGTGACCTGTCCAAGCACACCCGTCTCCTGGCCTGCCACGAACACGCGGTTGTAGGCGGGCTTGTCGATCCAGCGCAGCGATTCGCGCCCCACGGTGTCCACTGGCAGCACGAAGTCCGGCGTCACATCCGTCCACCAGTCCCACGGCACCACCGGGTAGCGATGGCGCACGCGCAGAATCTTGTCGGACGGATGCGGCAGCAGGTAGCCGCCGGCTGCTCCGACGATGGTGGTCAGTGCCTCGATCCACGTGCCTTGCTTGGCGAACACGCCGGTGGGCACCAGCCAGTCGGTCAGCGCCCAATCCACTGTCCAGCCCAGCGGGATGCCGTTGAACGTCAGCACGTCCTCCATCAGCTGCTGCGCGCTGCGCGGCTCGGTGTTGGAAAAGGCGATGACCGGTGCGTAGGGAGCGGCCAACATCGCGCTGCGCCCGCGTCCCGAGAGGCGGATGCTGGCGTCGCCGAACGCACGCTCGCGGCTCAGATTCTCGGCTAGGACATGGAAGGCCGTGCCGTTGATCGTGGCGATCAGTTCCACGGGCCCCGCGCCCTGACCGTCAATGTTTTCGGGCACCACCAGAGACTCAGCCACCTGCGGTAGCGTGGCCTCGAAGCCCCATGCCCACGAATCGGCATCCAGCGATAGCGATAGGCCCAGCACCGGTACCGGCGTGCCATCGGGCCAGCGCGTCAGCGTCACCTCATTGATCACGAAATACACCCTCCGGATGGGAACGGGCACCGACCCGGCCTGCGGCTGGTCGTAGTGCTCGCAGACGAACAAGAGGTCGCCATCGGTGGCGGCGGCCTCGGCAAACA from Burkholderiaceae bacterium includes these protein-coding regions:
- the mcrC gene encoding 5-methylcytosine-specific restriction endonuclease system specificity protein McrC, with translation MTAVAEQVESASMSAEGFIGRIPVRNLWLLMLYASDLFRTRGIGKIGLEDSPDDLPDLVAEILAHAVELRQRRRLSLGYRSRDAVINRVRGRIDVLTTERHQLMDRGLVACRFDELTIDTPRNRFVRAALESISTIVQRKDVAHRCRALAGGMKAMGVSGDAPTRAQMSTDRFGRNDADDRFMVAAAKLAFDLVLPTEASGANVLSLPDREATWVRRLFERAVGGFYEVVLSPQGWRVLCGGTMGWQIEQKTAGIDKILPTMRTDVVLDHPSSGQRIVIDTKFTSIVTSGWYREETLRSGYVYQIYAYLRSQVGCGDALADHASGLLLHPAIGQMVDETVLIQGHAIRFATVDLTATPADIRAQLLRLCVPDHAMNTGA
- a CDS encoding DUF4917 family protein, with the translated sequence MDRIEIDTWADISAESWNSLLLGNGASIAIHKEFAYPTLHSVADAKGLLATTAPIFAKLGTTDFEHVLLACWYAEHVNVALGTPSADISAAYAEVRTALIEAVHSVHPIHADVAAELQRVGTFASAFPTVVSLNYDLTLYWAMLLFNAANGSWFKDAFHHGEFQTDWEYLRRPYGHAAGATLVFYPHGSLSVARDYIGDETKIAASTGATGDLLEAITRKWSSGHYVPVFVSEGTSKEKVAAIRRSHYLTNVYEEVLPAIGESLVVYGWSFDERDQHVLDAISANTPKRMAVSVFTGQPDGDQQAFCHQVLKATGWSLPGTEVTFFDSRSPGCWNNP
- a CDS encoding lysozyme — its product is MIRPPQRRTVAALTLSAAALVGIVLHEGYTDRAVIPVKGDVPTIGFGTTTGVKLGDTTTPPKALARALTDVQQFEGALKQCVTVPLAQNEYDALVSFSYNVGSRAFCQSTLVRKLNAEDYAGACAELLRWRFFQGKDCALPTNAQLCGGLATRRQAEYRQCLGETP